CAAGATAAATAAAAATGATCGCAAGGCTCATCGCTCTCCCCAATCCCCTCGCGCTTTGACGAAAGCCGCCATCAGCAACATTGCTGCGAGGCAGAACCCTATATGATAGAGCAACCCTACCGGCAGTCCTAAAACCAGCTGCGGGGTTTCCCAGAGCCAAAAATCGTTGTGAAGCAGGAATAACAGCACCAGTAAAGCGTATAACAATTTTTTAATTTTTCCTCCTGACTGCTAATTTTTCAAGACAGCAGCCTGCAACAATACGCAGAAATACTTTCTTCGCATTGGATTTCAGCGTTCGCAAAAACACGCAGGCGACTCCAGAGCGAAAACCTTCAACATTTATACTATGTCATTACTCCGCAAGGTAAAATTAAAATAGAAAATCGCAACACTTGTAAGTACGACTATCGCATGAATCCAGATAAATTGTATACCCGTTGGCGCAAAAAAGAGAATGAGTGCCGCAACAAATAGGATACAGCGCGCCCACAGCGATAATCTGTTAAAGATATAACCGGCGATAGCAGTTGACAAGATAACTGTTCCGATGAGCGTCAGCGAAAAATTCACGGAAACCGTCGATATCGTTGGCGAACCACCCCCCTCACTCAGCCAGAGCAAGGCGGGTCGCAAAACGAACGCGTAAGGGAGCGCAAAACCGACGAGCGCGAACCTGAACGCCGCGAATCCCGTTGCCATGATCCCTGAACCCGCGATGGCAGACGCAGCATACGCCGCTAATGCGACGGGTGGGGTCACCATCGACATCATCCCGAAATAGAAAATGAAAAAGTGCGCCGCAAGCGGAACGACTCCCAAATCCAGAAGCACGGGACCTACTAAGATTGCCATCAGTAGATAGCAGACCGATGAAGGCAACCCCATCCCCAGAATAATTGTTGAAATCATGAGGAAGAACAGTGCCAACATCAGGTTCGTAGACGCAATCGGTAAGAGTACCGACGGCAACTTGCCACCGATGCCCGTCAGTGTCACCACACCTAAGATAATACCGACACACGCCGCAGCCGCAATCAACGACACACCGCTTTGTGCCGCCCGCTCACAAGGCGATATTAAGAAGTTCACCCCTTGTCGTAGGGGCGAGGTTCCCTCGCCCGCTTCCGACACACCAATACCGGTAGACGTGCTCTCCGAATCGCGATGCCTTTCAGTTGCCGAATGCCGTCCGCGGATTCGGCGGACCAAGAAGTCCAACAGGCTTATCGCGAGGATCACCAGTAAACTCCAACTCACGGCGCGGAACGCCGTAGCTCCCATTAGCAAAACCCCAATGAGCGTAACAAACGCCGCGAGAAAGATACCCCCTTGCAATGTCAAAAATTTTCCGTGTTTCTCTTCCTGTGTAGAAGGGGTTTCTAATGCTTCTTCAGAACTGTGAACGGCACCCAGCGTGTGTCTACGACTCTTCGCCGCACTTTCGACAGCAAGTTTTCGGCTTGCAAGCTGCGCCGAAAAATGCACCATACACAGCATTCCGGTGTAGTAAAGAACTGCTGGGAGCAGTGCCGCCTTGATAATCTCGAGATACGTAACGGCAGGTTCTACGATCTCCAGCATCATATACGCCGCCGCGCCCATAATCGGCGGAACCAACGCACCCCCAGAACTCGCCGCGGCTTCAATGCCGCCCGCTATTGCGGGTTGAAACCCGGCGCGTTGCATCAACGGAATCGTGAACGTTCCAGTCGTTGCCGTGTTTGCCACAGCCGAACCCGACAGCGATCCCATCATGCCGCTACTCAGGACAGCGACCTTCGCAGGTGCCCCCGTACTCGAACCAAACACACGCCTTGCTAAATCCAAGACATAATTCGTTGCTCCGGTTCGCTCCAACAACGTCCCAAACAAGACAAAGAGAAACACATAGGCGAACATCACCCGAAGTGCGATACCAAACGCACCTTGACTGTGTAAAAATGTCTGACTCACGATGCGTTGGATGG
The sequence above is a segment of the Candidatus Poribacteria bacterium genome. Coding sequences within it:
- a CDS encoding TRAP transporter fused permease subunit, whose protein sequence is MTNSLNALKNYIFLSVSVLLCLFILAEVNYPQLTPQSELALFAMLGLMVVFLRYPVHPRFANNRAFRFLDVVLIGNVIVCFGYVLIQTEPVFQVFWLDGKSLGDRAGAEVPLDYIIGGLGLLLILEATRRSIGVTLPLLSLAFLLYAGFGQFMPDWLFPHRGYSIQRIVSQTFLHSQGAFGIALRVMFAYVFLFVLFGTLLERTGATNYVLDLARRVFGSSTGAPAKVAVLSSGMMGSLSGSAVANTATTGTFTIPLMQRAGFQPAIAGGIEAAASSGGALVPPIMGAAAYMMLEIVEPAVTYLEIIKAALLPAVLYYTGMLCMVHFSAQLASRKLAVESAAKSRRHTLGAVHSSEEALETPSTQEEKHGKFLTLQGGIFLAAFVTLIGVLLMGATAFRAVSWSLLVILAISLLDFLVRRIRGRHSATERHRDSESTSTGIGVSEAGEGTSPLRQGVNFLISPCERAAQSGVSLIAAAACVGIILGVVTLTGIGGKLPSVLLPIASTNLMLALFFLMISTIILGMGLPSSVCYLLMAILVGPVLLDLGVVPLAAHFFIFYFGMMSMVTPPVALAAYAASAIAGSGIMATGFAAFRFALVGFALPYAFVLRPALLWLSEGGGSPTISTVSVNFSLTLIGTVILSTAIAGYIFNRLSLWARCILFVAALILFFAPTGIQFIWIHAIVVLTSVAIFYFNFTLRSNDIV